In one window of Thermus oshimai DSM 12092 DNA:
- a CDS encoding aspartate-semialdehyde dehydrogenase, whose amino-acid sequence MRVAVVGATGAVGREILKVLEARRFPLSELRLYASPRSAGVKLPFMGEEIPVEALPEGPLPVDLVLASAGGSLSKAYAPRWVEGGALVIDNSSAFRYEPEVPLVVPEVNREAIFRHKGLIANPNCTTAILAMALWPLHKAFRAQRVVVATYQAASGAGARAMEELLTETHRFLHGEAPRAEAFAHPLPFNVIPHIDAFQENGYTREEMKVVWETHKIFGDSSIRISATAVRVPTLRAHAEAVSVEFAHPVTPEAAREVLRGAPGVEVVDEPGNKRYPMPLTASGKWDVEVGRIRKSLAFENGLDFFVVGDQLLKGAALNAVQIAEEWLKGP is encoded by the coding sequence ATGAGGGTCGCGGTGGTGGGCGCCACGGGGGCGGTGGGCCGGGAGATCCTGAAGGTCTTGGAGGCCCGCCGCTTCCCCCTTTCCGAACTCCGGCTCTACGCCTCCCCCCGCTCCGCGGGGGTGAAGCTCCCCTTCATGGGGGAGGAGATCCCGGTGGAGGCTTTGCCCGAGGGGCCTCTCCCCGTGGACCTGGTCCTGGCCAGCGCGGGGGGAAGCCTCTCCAAGGCCTACGCCCCCCGCTGGGTGGAGGGGGGGGCCTTGGTCATAGACAACTCCAGCGCCTTCCGCTACGAGCCCGAGGTGCCCCTGGTGGTGCCCGAGGTGAACCGGGAGGCCATCTTCCGCCACAAGGGCCTCATCGCCAACCCCAACTGCACCACCGCCATCCTGGCTATGGCCCTCTGGCCCCTCCATAAGGCCTTCCGCGCCCAGCGGGTCGTCGTGGCCACCTACCAGGCGGCCTCGGGGGCGGGGGCCAGGGCCATGGAGGAGCTCCTTACGGAAACCCACCGTTTCCTCCACGGGGAGGCTCCCAGGGCCGAGGCCTTCGCTCATCCCCTTCCCTTCAACGTCATCCCCCACATAGACGCTTTCCAGGAAAACGGGTACACCCGGGAGGAGATGAAGGTGGTGTGGGAGACCCACAAGATCTTTGGGGATAGCTCCATCCGCATCAGCGCCACCGCGGTGCGGGTCCCCACCCTGAGGGCCCACGCGGAGGCGGTGAGCGTGGAGTTCGCCCACCCCGTGACCCCGGAGGCCGCCCGGGAGGTCCTGAGGGGGGCCCCGGGGGTGGAGGTGGTGGACGAGCCCGGGAACAAGCGCTACCCCATGCCCCTCACGGCCAGCGGCAAGTGGGACGTGGAGGTGGGCCGCATCCGGAAGAGCCTGGCCTTTGAGAACGGCCTGGACTTCTTCGTGGTGGGGGACCAGCTCCTTAAGGGGGCGGCCCTCAACGCGGTCCAGATCGCCGAGGAGTGGCTTAAGGGGCCCTAA